Proteins encoded by one window of Pseudonocardia sp. HH130629-09:
- a CDS encoding CGNR zinc finger domain-containing protein produces MEFAHDTQVLLAAAAALVNTRRADPDPLDDVPGFAAWLAEQPYSGRRAGSDDERRAVRVLRERLAGLWPAHGEDDGPDRDGTVTLVNAILAETDARPHLARHDGWDWHLHVTPQDAPLADRMGAEIAMSVVDLVRRDDLSRLRRCAAEDCDAVLVDLSRNRSKRFCDTGNCANRAHVAAYRARRATRSSECPSSGAGGPGRVSSGPSGAR; encoded by the coding sequence ATGGAATTCGCCCATGACACCCAGGTGCTGCTCGCGGCGGCCGCGGCACTGGTGAACACCCGTCGGGCCGACCCGGACCCGCTCGACGACGTGCCGGGCTTCGCCGCATGGCTGGCCGAGCAGCCGTACTCGGGGCGCCGCGCCGGCTCCGACGACGAGCGCCGGGCCGTCCGGGTGCTCCGCGAGCGGCTGGCCGGGCTGTGGCCCGCCCACGGCGAGGACGACGGCCCCGACCGCGACGGCACCGTCACCCTGGTCAACGCCATCCTCGCCGAGACCGACGCGCGCCCGCACCTCGCACGGCACGACGGCTGGGACTGGCACCTGCACGTCACCCCGCAGGACGCCCCGCTGGCGGATCGGATGGGCGCGGAGATCGCGATGTCGGTCGTCGACCTGGTGCGCCGCGACGACCTGTCCCGGCTGCGCCGCTGCGCCGCCGAGGACTGCGACGCCGTGCTGGTCGACCTGTCCCGCAACCGTTCCAAGCGCTTCTGCGACACCGGCAACTGCGCGAACCGCGCGCACGTCGCCGCCTACCGCGCCCGCCGCGCCACCCGTTCCTCCGAGTGCCCTTCCTCCGGCGCTGGCGGGCCGGGGCGGGTCAGCTCCGGGCCGTCAGGTGCTCGGTGA
- a CDS encoding Rieske (2Fe-2S) protein, which produces MPAGLAAVDDVPVGGGRVFAEQRVVVTRPDANTVLAFDATCPHQGCLVDQVSGAGISCPCHGSLFAVSDGAPLDGPARAPLTSRPVRVESGQVVLA; this is translated from the coding sequence GTGCCCGCCGGACTCGCCGCCGTCGACGACGTCCCGGTCGGCGGCGGGCGGGTCTTCGCCGAGCAGCGGGTCGTCGTGACCCGCCCGGACGCGAACACCGTCCTGGCCTTCGACGCGACCTGCCCGCACCAGGGCTGCCTCGTCGACCAGGTCTCCGGGGCCGGCATCTCCTGCCCCTGCCACGGCAGCCTGTTCGCCGTCTCCGACGGGGCCCCGCTCGACGGACCCGCCCGGGCACCGCTCACCTCGCGACCGGTGCGGGTCGAGAGCGGGCAGGTGGTCCTGGCCTGA
- a CDS encoding aldehyde dehydrogenase, which yields MAELETFRMLIGGKPSDAASGRTFETQNPFTGAPWATVPDCGPDDVDAAVDAARTALDGEWGAMTPFGRAACLRRLGDLITENAEALARTEVSDSGKLYREMIGQLGGLGGWYQYYAGIAPTIEGRQIPTPNPNYLVYTRKVPVGVVAAITPWNSPLLLMTWKVAPALAAGCTIVVKPSEHAPASTLKWAELIEKAGIPAGVVNVVTTNDRDTAAHLAGHPGVDKVAFTGSTATGRSIAKAAAENLNTVTLELGGKSPQVVFPDADLEAAANGIVAGVFAATGQTCMAGSRLIVHADVHDQLVRLVAERAATITLGDPNAEDTEMGPVANGTQYEKVLGYLETAKAEGNTVAYGGAAESGLGGYFVQPTVITGVTPESTVYREEVFGPVLAALRFTDEDEAVTLANDTPYGLAGAVWTKDVHRAHRVAGRIRAGTVWINAYRVVAPSVPFGGFGHSGLGRENGVAAVEEYLENKSVWVELTGGTRDPFTLG from the coding sequence ATGGCCGAGCTCGAGACGTTCAGGATGCTGATCGGCGGGAAGCCGTCCGACGCGGCGTCCGGCCGCACCTTCGAGACGCAGAACCCGTTCACCGGAGCGCCCTGGGCGACCGTGCCGGACTGCGGCCCCGACGACGTCGACGCCGCCGTCGACGCCGCCCGCACCGCGCTCGACGGCGAGTGGGGCGCGATGACCCCGTTCGGCCGCGCCGCCTGCCTGCGCCGGCTGGGCGACCTGATCACCGAGAACGCCGAGGCGCTGGCCCGGACCGAGGTCAGCGACTCCGGGAAGCTGTACCGGGAGATGATCGGCCAGCTGGGCGGTCTCGGCGGCTGGTACCAGTACTACGCCGGGATCGCCCCGACGATCGAGGGCCGCCAGATCCCCACGCCGAACCCGAACTACCTGGTCTACACGCGCAAGGTACCGGTCGGCGTCGTCGCGGCGATCACGCCGTGGAACTCCCCGCTGCTGCTGATGACCTGGAAGGTCGCACCCGCGCTGGCCGCGGGCTGCACGATCGTCGTGAAGCCGTCGGAGCACGCGCCCGCCTCGACGCTGAAGTGGGCCGAGCTGATCGAGAAGGCCGGGATCCCGGCCGGCGTGGTCAACGTCGTCACCACGAACGACCGGGACACCGCCGCACACCTGGCCGGGCACCCGGGCGTCGACAAGGTCGCGTTCACCGGCTCCACGGCGACCGGACGGTCGATCGCGAAGGCGGCCGCCGAGAACCTGAACACGGTCACCCTGGAGCTGGGTGGCAAGTCCCCGCAGGTCGTGTTCCCCGACGCCGACCTGGAGGCCGCCGCGAACGGGATCGTCGCCGGCGTGTTCGCCGCGACCGGCCAGACCTGCATGGCGGGGTCGCGGCTGATCGTGCACGCCGACGTCCACGACCAGCTCGTCCGGCTCGTCGCCGAGCGCGCGGCGACGATCACCCTCGGCGACCCGAACGCCGAGGACACCGAGATGGGTCCCGTCGCGAACGGGACGCAGTACGAGAAGGTGCTCGGCTACCTGGAGACGGCGAAGGCGGAGGGCAACACCGTCGCCTACGGCGGGGCCGCCGAGTCCGGCCTGGGTGGCTACTTCGTGCAGCCGACCGTGATCACCGGGGTGACGCCCGAGTCCACGGTCTACCGGGAGGAGGTGTTCGGCCCGGTGCTCGCGGCGCTGAGGTTCACCGACGAGGACGAGGCGGTGACGCTCGCCAACGACACCCCCTACGGCCTGGCCGGTGCGGTGTGGACGAAGGACGTGCACCGTGCGCACCGGGTCGCGGGGAGGATCCGCGCCGGGACGGTGTGGATCAACGCCTACCGGGTGGTGGCGCCGAGCGTCCCGTTCGGCGGGTTCGGGCACTCCGGGCTCGGCCGGGAGAACGGCGTCGCAGCCGTCGAGGAGTACCTGGAGAACAAGTCGGTGTGGGTGGAGCTGACCGGCGGCACCCGCGACCCGTTCACCCTCGGCTGA
- a CDS encoding DUF4142 domain-containing protein, protein MSRRIPGPLRWSVLAALAAVAAVAAVALAQYWVATSASTDQQQGWTQTRWGPLGPADRDLLQKVRLAGLWEAPTGQQGEQQATSPAVREVARKLGVEHHDLDALVRSTAEPLGVLLPSRPNDQQIGWMNDLTARTGTDYDRQFVQLLRAAHGSVLPVITDVKVGTRNELMRQFANEASVYVTRHIGYLESTGLVDYAALPAPPDPVPTGARSATDVVVPALVVGVALLAAGGLLMTLRRRGRPAAGPATALVPAPRHPRDGARRALPVGAPDPWDELAHVPPVRPRPDPDPGLADATPHDLDLDTDTGAPPSRTTGAHRTAPRSRYR, encoded by the coding sequence ATGTCGCGCCGGATCCCCGGCCCGCTCCGCTGGTCGGTGCTCGCCGCGCTGGCCGCGGTCGCCGCGGTCGCCGCGGTCGCGCTCGCCCAGTACTGGGTGGCCACCTCGGCCTCCACCGACCAGCAGCAGGGATGGACGCAGACCAGGTGGGGGCCGCTCGGCCCCGCCGATCGCGACCTGCTGCAGAAGGTGCGCCTCGCCGGTCTCTGGGAGGCGCCGACCGGGCAGCAGGGTGAGCAGCAGGCCACCTCGCCGGCGGTCCGCGAGGTCGCGCGCAAGCTCGGCGTCGAGCACCACGACCTCGACGCGTTGGTCCGCTCCACCGCCGAACCGCTCGGGGTCCTGCTGCCCAGCAGACCGAACGACCAGCAGATCGGCTGGATGAACGACCTGACCGCCCGCACCGGGACCGACTACGACCGCCAGTTCGTGCAGCTCCTGCGCGCCGCGCACGGCTCGGTCCTGCCGGTGATCACCGACGTCAAGGTCGGCACCCGCAACGAGCTCATGCGGCAGTTCGCGAACGAGGCGTCGGTGTACGTCACCCGGCACATCGGCTACCTGGAGTCGACCGGGCTGGTCGACTACGCGGCCCTGCCCGCCCCGCCCGATCCGGTGCCGACCGGCGCCCGCAGCGCGACCGACGTCGTCGTGCCGGCCCTGGTGGTCGGGGTCGCGCTGCTCGCCGCGGGTGGGCTGCTCATGACCCTGCGCCGGCGTGGCCGCCCGGCCGCCGGCCCGGCCACCGCCCTCGTCCCCGCCCCGCGCCACCCCCGCGACGGCGCCCGACGGGCCCTGCCGGTCGGCGCGCCCGACCCCTGGGACGAGCTGGCGCACGTGCCGCCGGTCCGGCCCCGGCCCGATCCCGATCCCGGCCTCGCGGACGCCACCCCCCACGACCTCGACCTGGACACCGACACCGGAGCGCCGCCCTCCCGCACCACCGGCGCGCACCGCACCGCCCCGAGGAGCCGATACCGATGA
- the pcaD gene encoding 3-oxoadipate enol-lactonase, translating to MALDLHHVVDGPADAPAVLFGPSLGTDLHLFDAQVAALSDRFRCVRFDLPGHGDSAPVTGDLTIAALGRGALAAADAAGIADFHYVGVSIGGAIGQWLGVHGGERVRSIAVLATAARFPNPDSWPQRAATVRADGTAAMVGSRPGTWYVESWAQRDPAGEQRLLDMLRASDDESYAACCAAIGAFDIRAELGGVSVPALAVAGADDPATPPSSLHEIADAIPGARYAEVADSAHLLNYERPDEVNALLTEHLTARS from the coding sequence ATGGCACTCGATCTGCACCACGTCGTGGACGGTCCGGCCGACGCACCGGCGGTGCTGTTCGGCCCGTCGCTGGGTACCGACCTGCATCTGTTCGACGCCCAGGTGGCGGCCCTGTCCGACCGCTTCCGCTGCGTCCGGTTCGACCTGCCCGGCCACGGCGACTCGGCCCCCGTCACCGGTGACCTGACGATCGCCGCCCTCGGCCGCGGCGCGCTCGCCGCCGCCGATGCCGCCGGGATCGCGGACTTCCACTACGTCGGCGTCTCGATCGGCGGGGCGATCGGCCAGTGGCTCGGCGTGCACGGCGGAGAACGGGTGCGCAGCATCGCGGTCCTGGCGACGGCGGCGCGCTTCCCGAACCCGGACTCGTGGCCGCAGCGCGCGGCGACCGTGCGGGCGGACGGCACCGCCGCGATGGTCGGCTCCCGCCCCGGGACCTGGTACGTCGAGTCCTGGGCGCAGCGCGACCCGGCCGGAGAGCAGCGGCTGCTGGACATGCTGCGCGCCTCCGACGACGAGAGCTACGCCGCCTGCTGCGCCGCCATCGGCGCCTTCGACATCCGCGCCGAGCTGGGCGGGGTGTCGGTGCCGGCACTCGCCGTGGCGGGAGCGGACGACCCGGCGACGCCGCCGTCGTCGCTGCACGAGATCGCCGACGCGATCCCCGGCGCCCGATACGCCGAGGTCGCCGACTCGGCCCACCTGCTGAACTACGAGCGCCCCGACGAGGTGAACGCCCTGCTCACCGAGCACCTGACGGCCCGGAGCTGA
- a CDS encoding DUF397 domain-containing protein produces the protein MSDGQFVTSSFCAKGECVAVAADAAGVRVRSTTAEAIVVGFTDDEWTAFVRGVKNGEFDLDRLRG, from the coding sequence GTGTCCGACGGTCAGTTCGTCACCAGTTCCTTCTGCGCGAAGGGCGAGTGCGTCGCGGTGGCGGCCGACGCGGCCGGCGTGCGCGTCCGGTCGACGACCGCGGAGGCGATCGTCGTCGGCTTCACCGACGACGAGTGGACGGCCTTCGTCCGCGGGGTCAAGAACGGCGAGTTCGACCTCGACCGTCTGCGCGGCTAG
- a CDS encoding helix-turn-helix domain-containing protein yields the protein MTAAHGPLVVRKRLGWALKQLRTGRHRQLSEIAKLLEVSPSKLSRIETGQVEPKFRDVRDLLDIYEASDAERERILGWANDAKAPGWWEPFGPAPSGVDLDMLISLEAESRAKETFSIPISGLLQTEDYARLLLSEVFAGQARSEIERMVEIRLGRQNVIEPDRAEAPPLELHVLLDEVALHRCADQEVLRAQIGELIRRGDQPNVSLQILPFHAGWTSATSTFSVFTPRRPETDWPMVNVEGTENDVFVDTPQAVADYRQIWRRLLDRAMSPDESRAMLERRFAGRS from the coding sequence ATGACCGCGGCACACGGCCCACTCGTCGTCCGCAAACGACTGGGCTGGGCCCTCAAGCAGCTCCGCACGGGGCGCCACCGGCAGCTCTCCGAGATCGCGAAGCTCCTCGAGGTCTCGCCCTCCAAGCTGTCCCGCATCGAGACGGGGCAGGTGGAGCCGAAGTTCCGTGACGTCCGCGACCTGCTGGACATCTACGAGGCATCCGACGCCGAACGCGAGCGGATCCTGGGATGGGCGAACGACGCGAAGGCTCCGGGCTGGTGGGAGCCCTTCGGTCCCGCACCGTCGGGCGTCGACCTGGACATGCTCATCTCGCTGGAGGCGGAGTCCCGGGCCAAGGAAACGTTCAGCATCCCGATCTCCGGTCTCCTGCAGACCGAGGACTACGCGAGGTTGCTCCTGAGCGAGGTGTTCGCCGGTCAGGCCCGGAGCGAGATCGAGCGCATGGTGGAGATCCGCCTCGGCCGGCAGAACGTCATCGAGCCCGACCGGGCCGAGGCCCCGCCCCTGGAGCTCCACGTCCTCCTCGACGAGGTCGCACTGCACCGGTGCGCCGACCAGGAGGTGCTGCGGGCGCAGATCGGCGAGCTGATCCGCCGGGGCGACCAGCCCAACGTCTCGCTGCAGATCCTGCCGTTCCACGCCGGCTGGACGAGCGCGACCAGCACGTTCTCCGTCTTCACGCCACGCCGTCCCGAGACGGACTGGCCGATGGTCAACGTCGAGGGCACGGAGAACGACGTCTTCGTCGACACCCCGCAGGCCGTCGCCGACTACCGGCAGATCTGGCGCCGGCTCCTCGACCGGGCCATGTCCCCCGACGAGAGCCGCGCGATGCTGGAGCGACGGTTCGCGGGGCGGTCCTAG
- a CDS encoding DsbA family protein has translation MATGKRKAAAKNPLTAKKGPSQFTVIAVIVVVAFAAVVGVGVYWKNSGGGIAVPANASAQGVTVGNEAAPKTIDIYLDFQCPICKQFEAQAGQTLEQLVSSGQAKIVYHPIAILDRASSTRYSTRSGAAAGCAAAAGVFPQFEKELYDNQPAEGGAGLPNEQLVALGQKVGAGGDFAQCVDDQRYAPWVTQITQQALRDGVSGTPTVKVDGTQVDATPQAVAQAVAAG, from the coding sequence ATGGCCACCGGGAAGCGGAAGGCGGCGGCGAAGAACCCGCTCACCGCGAAGAAGGGACCGTCGCAGTTCACGGTGATCGCAGTGATCGTCGTCGTGGCCTTCGCGGCGGTCGTCGGTGTCGGCGTCTACTGGAAGAACTCCGGGGGCGGGATCGCGGTCCCGGCCAACGCGTCCGCGCAGGGCGTGACCGTCGGCAACGAGGCGGCCCCGAAGACGATCGACATCTACCTCGACTTCCAGTGCCCGATCTGCAAGCAGTTCGAGGCGCAGGCCGGGCAGACCCTCGAGCAGCTCGTCTCCTCCGGCCAGGCGAAGATCGTCTACCACCCCATCGCCATCCTGGACCGGGCCTCGTCGACCCGGTACTCGACCCGTTCGGGCGCCGCGGCGGGGTGCGCGGCCGCGGCGGGGGTGTTCCCGCAGTTCGAGAAGGAGCTCTACGACAACCAGCCCGCCGAGGGCGGCGCCGGGCTCCCGAACGAGCAGCTGGTCGCGCTCGGGCAGAAGGTCGGCGCGGGCGGCGACTTCGCCCAGTGCGTCGACGACCAGCGCTACGCCCCCTGGGTCACCCAGATCACCCAGCAGGCACTGCGCGACGGCGTGTCCGGCACCCCGACCGTGAAGGTCGACGGCACCCAGGTCGACGCGACCCCGCAGGCCGTCGCGCAGGCGGTCGCCGCGGGCTGA
- a CDS encoding DMT family transporter: MPYLLLAGAIALEVLATINLRLSEGFSRLVPSVLVVTGYIGAFGLLSLVLKAGIPVGLAYGIWAAAGVALVAIIGAVFLGDTLTPVQYGGIALVVTGVLALELGAAH, from the coding sequence GTGCCCTACCTGCTCCTCGCCGGTGCGATCGCCCTCGAGGTGCTCGCCACGATCAACCTGCGGCTGTCCGAGGGTTTCAGCCGGCTCGTCCCGTCGGTCCTGGTGGTGACCGGGTACATCGGCGCGTTCGGCCTGCTGTCCCTGGTGCTCAAAGCCGGGATCCCGGTCGGGCTCGCCTACGGGATCTGGGCGGCCGCCGGGGTGGCGCTGGTCGCGATCATCGGCGCGGTGTTCCTCGGTGACACCCTGACCCCGGTGCAGTACGGCGGCATCGCCCTGGTCGTCACCGGGGTGCTGGCACTCGAGCTCGGCGCCGCACACTGA
- a CDS encoding S9 family peptidase yields MTTTAAPDLITVEQFFAPPARIGARLSPDGTTVAYLAPWRDRLNVFVRDLDGHWPDTDSPDDPAARRLTSDDHRSIDTFFWSPDSRYLLYLQDSDGDENHHLMRVDPGRPDEPAVDLTPAPGVRVLGTQFCADRPTSVFVQLNPRRPDLIDLIEVDLDTGRSTPVAESTGDTTGWLRTPTGRVLDVGIDGDGTHRLSERTADGIRTVGRFSGLDHPFGPVPCVPTPDGSGLWIGSPRGSDRTRLVRLDLDTGEQTGVDSHPVFDLDTPRPEVDARFPSSLIVHPATGELLGARYLGERQVIHALDPHFAEVLPRLAELSDGDLAHVSCDDTARRWVVDFTHDRDHRATWSYDHTTGTARRLFRTHPDLDPARLAPVTPVTVRSRDGLDLPCHLTLPVGVEPRNLPTVVLLHGGPWYRDSWGYDPEVQLLANRGYAVLQVNFRGSTGYGKAFTQAAIGEFAGRMHIDALDRMIAQGCTDPDRVAIYGCSYGGYAALVGAAFTPDRFAAAVSYTGMSDLADLARRVAPFVRRGVVNSYGRYIGDPGDPAQEADMLARSPISRVDDITAPMLLIHGANDVRVHRSNSDRVAEALRARGAEVEYLVNEREGHWFVNPDSNIELYRTLERFLARHLGGHTAEQD; encoded by the coding sequence ATGACGACGACCGCAGCACCCGACCTGATCACCGTCGAGCAGTTCTTCGCCCCGCCCGCCCGCATCGGGGCCCGGCTCTCCCCGGACGGCACGACCGTCGCCTACCTCGCCCCGTGGCGGGACCGGCTCAACGTGTTCGTCCGCGACCTGGACGGGCACTGGCCCGACACCGACTCCCCGGACGACCCGGCCGCCCGTCGGCTCACCTCCGACGACCACCGCAGCATCGACACGTTCTTCTGGAGCCCCGACTCGCGCTACCTGCTCTATCTGCAGGACTCCGACGGCGACGAGAACCATCACCTGATGCGCGTCGACCCCGGCCGGCCGGACGAACCCGCAGTGGACCTCACCCCCGCGCCGGGTGTGCGCGTGCTGGGCACCCAGTTCTGCGCCGACCGGCCCACCTCGGTCTTCGTCCAGCTCAACCCACGCCGCCCGGACCTGATCGACCTGATCGAGGTCGACCTCGACACCGGCCGATCGACCCCGGTCGCCGAGAGCACCGGCGACACCACCGGCTGGCTGCGCACACCGACCGGGCGGGTCCTCGATGTCGGCATCGACGGGGACGGCACCCACCGGCTCTCGGAACGGACCGCCGACGGGATCCGGACGGTCGGGCGGTTCTCCGGCCTCGACCACCCCTTCGGTCCCGTGCCGTGCGTCCCCACCCCGGACGGCTCGGGGCTGTGGATCGGGTCGCCCCGCGGCTCGGACCGCACCCGCCTGGTCCGGCTCGACCTGGACACCGGTGAGCAGACCGGGGTGGACAGCCACCCGGTGTTCGACCTGGACACCCCGCGCCCCGAGGTCGACGCCCGCTTCCCGTCGTCGCTGATCGTGCACCCGGCGACCGGGGAGTTGCTCGGCGCCCGTTACCTCGGTGAACGCCAGGTGATCCACGCCCTCGACCCGCACTTCGCCGAGGTCCTGCCCCGGCTGGCCGAGCTGTCGGACGGCGACCTCGCCCACGTGTCCTGCGACGACACCGCCCGGCGCTGGGTCGTGGACTTCACCCACGACCGCGACCACCGCGCCACCTGGTCCTACGACCACACCACCGGCACCGCGCGGCGCCTGTTCCGCACCCACCCCGACCTCGACCCGGCCCGGCTGGCGCCGGTCACCCCGGTCACCGTCCGCTCGCGCGACGGCCTGGACCTGCCCTGCCACCTGACGCTGCCGGTCGGGGTGGAGCCCCGGAACCTACCGACCGTGGTGCTGCTGCACGGCGGACCCTGGTACCGCGACAGCTGGGGCTACGACCCCGAGGTCCAGCTCCTGGCCAACCGCGGCTACGCCGTGCTGCAGGTGAACTTCCGCGGCTCCACCGGCTACGGCAAGGCCTTCACCCAGGCCGCGATCGGCGAGTTCGCCGGCCGCATGCACATCGACGCCCTGGACCGGATGATCGCGCAGGGCTGCACCGACCCCGACCGCGTCGCGATCTACGGGTGCTCCTACGGCGGCTACGCCGCGCTCGTCGGGGCCGCGTTCACCCCGGACCGCTTCGCCGCCGCGGTCAGCTACACCGGCATGTCCGACCTCGCCGACCTCGCGCGGCGGGTCGCCCCCTTCGTCCGCAGGGGCGTGGTCAACAGCTACGGCCGCTACATCGGGGACCCCGGCGACCCGGCCCAGGAGGCCGACATGCTCGCCCGCTCCCCCATCAGCCGGGTCGACGACATCACCGCCCCGATGCTGCTGATCCACGGCGCCAACGACGTCCGCGTGCACCGCAGCAACTCCGACCGGGTCGCCGAGGCGCTGCGCGCCCGCGGCGCCGAGGTGGAGTACCTGGTCAACGAGCGGGAGGGGCACTGGTTCGTCAACCCCGACAGCAACATCGAGCTCTACCGCACCCTGGAGCGGTTCCTCGCCCGCCACCTCGGCGGCCACACCGCCGAGCAGGACTGA
- a CDS encoding EamA family transporter, with amino-acid sequence MTRDHVVRGLVWALVSAAAYGFSGPLGAAFLEAGWSPGLTTLLRIAGAAVLLLPVTVVMLRRYPLSAPNARKVLLYGLAAVAGVQLCFFQALQHLSVGVALLLEFLAPVLLVGWTWARTRTAPAAVTLVGCLVSLVGLVLVVDPFGPQRVDLTGILWGLGSAACVCVYFLLPGGDDRDGVPPLLMISGAMVVGAVTLTVTGLLGITPWRVGESSGSLAGTDVPWPVLLGMLVVLATVLPYLTGIIAIRRLDTRVASFVGLSEVMFGVLAAWVLIAQVPSLIQVAGGVLILGGIMLIRRAENRVAATPGEIATQG; translated from the coding sequence GTGACACGGGATCACGTGGTCCGCGGGCTGGTGTGGGCGCTGGTCTCGGCCGCCGCGTACGGCTTCTCCGGACCGCTCGGTGCGGCGTTCCTGGAGGCGGGCTGGTCGCCCGGGCTCACGACGTTGCTGCGCATCGCCGGCGCAGCGGTCCTGCTCCTCCCGGTGACGGTCGTGATGCTGCGCCGGTACCCGCTCAGCGCGCCGAACGCCCGCAAGGTCCTGCTCTACGGCCTGGCCGCCGTCGCGGGTGTCCAGCTGTGCTTCTTCCAGGCGTTGCAGCACCTGTCGGTGGGCGTCGCGCTGCTGCTGGAGTTCCTCGCGCCCGTGCTGCTCGTCGGCTGGACGTGGGCGCGGACCCGGACCGCCCCGGCGGCGGTGACGCTCGTCGGCTGCCTGGTCTCGCTGGTCGGACTGGTACTGGTCGTCGACCCGTTCGGCCCGCAACGCGTCGACCTGACGGGAATCCTGTGGGGCCTCGGCTCGGCGGCGTGCGTCTGCGTCTACTTCCTCCTCCCCGGCGGCGACGACCGGGATGGCGTCCCACCGCTGTTGATGATCTCCGGCGCGATGGTCGTCGGCGCGGTGACGCTCACGGTGACCGGTCTGCTGGGCATCACGCCGTGGCGCGTGGGGGAGTCCAGCGGGAGCCTGGCGGGCACCGACGTGCCGTGGCCGGTGCTGCTCGGGATGCTGGTCGTGCTCGCGACGGTGCTGCCGTACCTCACGGGGATCATCGCGATCCGACGGCTCGACACGCGGGTCGCGTCGTTCGTGGGGCTGTCCGAGGTGATGTTCGGGGTGCTGGCGGCCTGGGTGCTGATCGCGCAGGTCCCGAGCCTGATCCAGGTGGCGGGCGGGGTGCTGATCCTCGGGGGGATCATGCTGATCCGGCGGGCGGAGAACCGGGTCGCGGCGACGCCGGGGGAGATCGCCACCCAGGGTTGA
- a CDS encoding IS3 family transposase (programmed frameshift) encodes MAAPRKYPDELRERAIRLVLDAKADPASAGGNIFKRIGEQLGINPETLRGWVKQVEIDNGTRPGTTTDDATRLAELEREVRELRRANAILKSASGFLRGGARPPQQVVLDYIEENKTQFGVEPICAVLKDAGVPIAPSTFHASKKRPPSARALTDAETLKEIERVHRDNFSVYGSRKVWAALCREGGVGGRRVARCTVERLMRRNGLRGVSRLRVPRTTVRAKGADRRPDLVERDFTAPAQDRLWVADITYIRTFSGWVYAAFVMDVFSRRIVGWQLSRNLYTDLALDALNMGIWTRQRAGADLSELIHHSDRGVQYVAVRYGERLAEVDAVASVGSVGDSYDNAMAEAFNSLFKAELVRNRGPWRGTDDLELAVAEYIDWYNHRRLHGELGLIPPVEHEALHAVTEPARQPAGA; translated from the exons ATGGCCGCCCCGAGGAAGTACCCCGACGAGCTGCGGGAGCGAGCGATCCGGCTCGTGTTGGACGCCAAGGCCGACCCGGCGTCCGCGGGCGGGAACATCTTCAAGCGCATCGGCGAGCAGCTGGGGATCAACCCGGAGACGCTGCGGGGCTGGGTCAAGCAGGTCGAGATCGACAACGGCACCAGGCCGGGCACGACCACCGACGACGCGACCCGGCTCGCAGAGCTCGAACGTGAGGTTCGGGAGTTGCGCCGGGCGAACGCCATTCTCAAGTCGGCTTCGG GCTTTCTTCGCGGCGGAGCTCGACCGCCCCAGCAGGTAGTCCTCGACTATATCGAGGAGAACAAGACACAGTTCGGGGTCGAGCCGATCTGCGCGGTGTTGAAGGACGCCGGTGTTCCGATCGCCCCGTCCACTTTCCATGCGTCGAAGAAGCGACCGCCCTCGGCGCGGGCACTCACCGACGCCGAGACTTTGAAAGAGATCGAACGGGTGCATCGCGACAACTTCAGCGTCTACGGCAGCCGGAAGGTGTGGGCGGCGTTATGTCGGGAAGGCGGAGTAGGCGGCCGCCGGGTCGCTCGCTGCACCGTGGAACGACTGATGCGCCGCAACGGGCTCCGTGGAGTGTCCCGGCTGCGTGTGCCGCGCACCACGGTCCGAGCCAAGGGCGCGGACAGGCGCCCGGACCTGGTCGAACGGGACTTCACCGCACCCGCCCAGGACCGCCTGTGGGTCGCTGACATCACCTACATCCGCACGTTCTCTGGATGGGTGTACGCGGCTTTCGTGATGGACGTGTTCTCCCGACGGATCGTGGGCTGGCAGCTCTCTCGTAACCTGTACACCGATCTCGCGCTGGACGCGCTCAACATGGGGATCTGGACCCGGCAACGGGCGGGCGCGGACCTCTCCGAGTTGATACACCATTCGGATCGCGGAGTCCAATATGTCGCCGTGCGGTACGGCGAGCGACTCGCCGAAGTCGACGCTGTGGCTTCAGTCGGGTCGGTCGGCGATTCCTACGATAATGCGATGGCGGAGGCGTTCAACTCGCTGTTCAAGGCTGAACTCGTCCGCAACCGGGGCCCGTGGCGAGGCACCGACGACCTCGAGCTGGCCGTCGCCGAGTACATCGACTGGTACAACCACCGCCGCCTACACGGCGAGCTCGGCCTGATCCCGCCCGTTGAGCACGAGGCCCTGCACGCCGTCACAGAACCCGCCCGGCAACCCGCCGGAGCGTGA